In Prunus dulcis chromosome 1, ALMONDv2, whole genome shotgun sequence, the following are encoded in one genomic region:
- the LOC117623859 gene encoding ribosome biogenesis protein BMS1 homolog produces MAIDSGTKEQSHKEHRSRQSGSKADKKKRAASSQSGKKQNPKAFAFSSTVKAKRLQSRSVEKEQRRLHVPTIDRSYGEQPPYVVLVHGPPKVGKSLLIKSLVKHYTKHNLPEVRGPITIVSGKQRRVQFVECPNDINGMIDAAKFADLALLLIDGSYGFEMETFEFLNILQVHGFPKVMGVLTHLDKFKDVKKLKKTKQHLKHRFWTEIYDGAKLFYLSGLIHGKYVKREIHNLARFISVMKFHPLSWRTAHPYVLVDRFEDVTPPEKVRLNNKCDRNVTLYGYLRGCNMKKGTKIHIAGVGDYSLAGMTGLADPCPLPSAAKKKGLRDKEKLFYAPMSGLGDLLYDKDAVYININDHFVQFSNVDEKGEATNEGKHQDVGVALVKSLQNTKYSVDEKLEESFINLFSRKPNLLSKAQSDGKDTDESREHIGRIESFEEYQSGEATKGEGSAEESDAEDFDGSESESSDKNEAAHKDASDHDATLKDHLKEHVEFHDGRSRRKVIFGNDLDCNDMEDSDLEAEDDGNDNNEDDIHASSGSESSEEDEDIHETDDEMGNIAKWKESLVERTSSRQIINLMQLVYGKSTSTQATSINEEHDGSADDESDGDDFFKPKGEGNKKHGGIEGGNWNVEDCSKFTNYSNLKDWKEEKLREGIRDRFVTGDWSKASQRNQAAEAKVEDDDAVYGDFEDLETGEKHDGNHSSDTSNDANHKEDDLAKEERRLKKLALRAKFDAQFDGAESSEEELENKHEGKFGRDQSKESGYFDKLKDEIELRKQMNIAELNDLDEATRLEIEGFRTGTYLRLEVHDVPYEMVEYFDPCHPILVGGIGLGEENVGHMQARLKRHRWHKKVLKTSDPIIVSIGWRRYQTIPVYAIEDRNGRHRMLKYTPEHMHSLAMFWGPLAPPNTGVVAFQNLSNNQVQFRITATAVVLEFNHASRIVKKLKLVGHPCKIFKNTALVKDMFTSDLEIARFEGAAVRTVSGIRGQVKKAAKEEIGNQPKKMGGQPKEGIARCTFEDKIKMSDIVFLRAWTQVEVPQFYNPLTTSLQPRDKTWQGMKTTAELRREHNIPIPVNKDSLYKPIERKLKKFNPLVIPKSLQAALPFASKPKDIPSRGRPLLENRRAVVMEPHERKVHALVQHLRLIRNEKIKKRKLKDDKKRKEIEVQKAKEEQLSKKRQREERRERYREQDKLKKKIRRNAED; encoded by the exons ATGGCCATAGATAGCGGAACTAAGGAGCAGTCGCACAAGGAACATAGGTCCAGGCAGTCGGGTTCCAAGGCCGACAAGAAGAAGCGTGCCGCTTCTTCCCAGAGCGGCAAGAAGCAAAACCCAAAGGCATTTGCTTTTAGCTCAACTGTGAAAGCCAAGCGTCTTCAATCTCGCTCCGTCGAGAAAGAGCAGCGCAGGCTTCATGTCCCAACCATTGATCGTTCCTATGGCGAACAACCTCCATATGTTGTTCTGGTGCATGGACCTCCCAAG GTTGGCAAGTCTTTGTTAATTAAGTCGCTTGTAAAGCATTATACCAAACATAATTTACCAGAGGTTCGAGGCCCGATTACCATTGTTTCAG GGAAGCAAAGGCGGGTACAGTTTGTGGAGTGCCCAAATGATATCAATGGTATGATTGATGCTGCAAAGTTTGCTGATTTAGCATTGCTTCTTATAGATGGAAGCTACGGTTTTGAAATG GAGACATTTGAATTCCTGAATATATTGCAAGTTCATGGGTTCCCAAAGGTTATGGGAGTTCTTACTCACCTTGATAAGTTTAAAGAtgtaaagaaattgaagaaaacaaagcaacACCTCAAACATCGTTTCTGGACTGAAATATACGATGGAGctaaattgttttatttatctGGTCTCATTCATGGAAA GTATGTCAAACGTGAAATTCACAATCTGGCACGTTTCATATCTGTTATGAAGTTCCATCCTTTATCTTGGCGAACTGCTCATCCATATGTTTTAGTAGATCGTTTTGAAGATGTGACTCCTCCTGAAAAAGTGCGTTTGAATAATAAATGTGATAGAAATGTCACACTGTATGGTTATTTGCGGGGCTGTAACatgaaaaaaggaacaaag ATTCATATTGCAGGTGTTGGGGATTACAGTTTAGCTGGTATGACAGGCTTAGCTGATCCTTGCCCTTTACCCTCAGCTGCCAAAAAGAAGGGACTGCGTGATAAGGAAAAACTGTTTTATGCACCCATGTCTGGACTTGGGGATCTCCTGTATGATAAAGATGCTGTCTACATAAACATAAATGACCACTTTGTGCAGTTTTCCAATGTTGATGAAAAGGGCGAAGCAACAAATGAAG GAAAGCACCAAGATGTGGGTGTGGCTTTGGTTAAATCTCTTCAGAACACAAAATATTCAGTTGATGAAAAGTTAGAGGAGAGCTTCATTAATCTATTTAGTCGGAAGCCTAATTTATTGTCAAAGGCTCAAAGTGATGGAAAAGATACTGATGAATCTAGAGAACATATTGGTAGAATAGAGTCTTTTGAGGAATATCAGTCTGGGGAAGCAACCAAAGGTGAAGGTTCTGCTGAAGAAAGTGATGCGGAGGATTTTGACGGTTCAGAATCAGAATCTTCAGATAAGAATGAAGCAGCTCATAAAGATGCATCGGATCATGATGCTACTCTTAAAGATCACCTGAAGGAACATGTTGAGTTTCATGATGGAAGGTCAAGGAGAAAAGTTATCTTTGGAAATGACCTTGATTGTAACGATATGGAG GATTCAGATTTAGAGGCTGAAGATGACGGCAATGACAACAATGAGGATGATATTCATGCATCTTCTGGTTCAGAGTCTtcagaggaagatgaagatatTCATGAAACAGACG ATGAGATGGGAAACATTGCAAAGTGGAAAGAATCTTTGGTAGAAAGGACTTCCTCAAGACAAATTATTAACCTTATGCAACTTGTATATGGGAAATCTACATCGACACAAGCAACTTCTATCAATGAAGAACATGATGGTAGTGCAGATGATGAAAGTGATGGAGATGACTTTTTTAAGCCAAAAGGAGAAGGAAACAAG AAACATGGAGGAATAGAAGGCGGAAATTGGAATGTCGAGGACTGTtccaaattcacaaattattCGAATCTCAAAGactggaaagaagaaaagcttAGGGAGGGTATTCGTGATCGTTTTGTTACTGGTGATTGGTCGAAAGCTTCTCAAAGAAATCAAGCTGCTGAGGCTAAAGTTGAAGATGATGACGCTGTGTATGGTGACTTTGAAGATTTAGAAACTGGGGAGAAGCATGATGGGAATCATTCCAGTGATACAAGCAATGATGCAAACCACAAGGAAGATGATTTGGCCAAAGAGGAGAGGAGGCTGAAAAAGCTTGCTCTTCGTGCAAAGTTTGATGCTCA GTTTGATGGAGCTGAGTCATCTGAAGAGGAGCTTGAGAATAAACACGAAGGCAAATTTGGTAGAGATCAATCCAAAGAAAGTGGCTATTTTGACAAG CTGAAGGATGAGATTGAACTTCGGAAGCAAATGAATATAGCTGAACTCAATGACCTGGATGAGGCCACCCGATTAGAGATAGAGGGTTTCCGGACTGGGACTTACCTAAGGTTGGAGGTTCATGATGTCCCTTATGAGATGGTTGAATATTTTGACCCCTGCCATCCTATTTTGGTTGGAGGAATTGGTCTTGGTGAAGAAAATGTTGGACACATGCAG GCCAGGTTAAAGCGGCATAGGTGGCACAAGAAAGTACTTAAGACTAGCGATCCTATTATTGTTTCTATCGGGTGGAGGCGGTACCAAACAATACCTGTTTATGCTATTGAAGATCGTAATGGAAGGCATCGCATGCTTAAGTACACTCCTGAACACATGCATTCCCTTGCAATGTTTTGGGGCCCTCTTGCCCCTCCTAATACTGGTGTGGTTGCTTTCCAGAATTTATCAAACAATCAG GTGCAGTTTAGGATCACAGCAACTGCTGTTGTGCTTGAGTTCAACCACGCATCACGAATAGTGAAGAAACTCAAACTAGTTGGTCACCCCTGCAAGATCTTCAAGAACACTGCACTTGTAAAAGATATGTTTACGTCAGATCTTGAAATAGCTCGATTTGAAGGAGCTGCTGTTCGAACTGTCAGTGGCATTCGGGGGCAGGTGAAAAAG GctgcaaaagaagaaattggTAACCAACCGAAAAAGATGGGTGGACAACCAAAAGAAGGGATAGCTAGGTGCACCTTTGAGGATAAAATTAAGATGAGTGACATTGTTTTTTTGCGTGCTTGGACCCAAGTTGAAGTTCCTCAGTTTTACAACCCATTGACGACATCGCTGCAACCTCGTGATAAGACCTGGCAAGGGATGAAAACTACTGCTGAATTGAGGAGAGAACATAATATTCCTATTCCTGTTAACAAAGATTCACTTTACAAG CCCATTGAAAGGAAGCTGAAGAAGTTCAACCCCTTGGTGATTCCTAAGTCATTGCAGGCTGCTTTACCATTTGCTTCAAAGCCTAAGGATATACCCAGTAGAGGAAGGCCACTTCTTGAAAATAGAAGAGCTGTTGTCATGGAACCTCATGAACGGAAAGTTCATGCTCTTGTTCAACATCTTCGATTAATTAGAAATGAGAAG